The proteins below come from a single Mya arenaria isolate MELC-2E11 chromosome 6, ASM2691426v1 genomic window:
- the LOC128237959 gene encoding uncharacterized protein LOC128237959 has translation MWRPENWSVFREHIRTNNDVEGWHRRINTKAGRANLGFYVLVPLLRDESETVDLQIRLVSEHLLTRIQRKKFASIHGRLFDAWDRYEEDELTTTQLLRRISNIAGLGPTTPSDDVHDGDMKN, from the coding sequence ATGTGGCGACCAGAGAACTGGTCTGTGTTCCGAGAACACATAAGAACAAACAACGACGTCGAGGGGTGGCATCGCCGCATCAATACCAAAGCTGGTAGAGCAAACCTTGGGTTCTATGTCTTGGTCCCCCTCCTCCGCGATGAATCCGAGACGGTCGACCTGCAGATCCGCCTGGTCAGCGAACATCTGCTGACCCGCATCCAACGTAAGAAGTTTGCTTCAATTCATGGACGACTCTTCGACGCTTGGGACCGCTACGAGGAGGACGAGCTCACCACCACCCAACTACTTCGGAGGATCAGCAACATTGCGGGACTGGGACCAACGACTCCTTCTGACGACGTACACGACGGTGACATGAAGAATTAA